GAGATTGTAATCCACCAGCAACAAGCAGTAGTAGAGTAACGATAACCCAATCAGCAAGACTTAGCATAGGATTAAGTGATAAGGTAGGCTGTAGTGGGGATAATATAAGTTTCAATGTAACAGCGATAGGAACAGGACTAACCTATGTATGGAAACATAATGGAGTAGTAATAAACGGAGCAAACAGCAATACATTAAACATCCCACAAGCAACAGGAACAGATGGAGGAGAATATGAATGTATAATAAGCAATGGGTGTGGAGAGAACATAGTAACGAAGGGAACATTGCTAATGAACAGCATACCAATAATAAGCAGTCATCCATTAGGCGGAACATATTGTGAAGGAGACGGCTTAGTATTGGGAGTAAAAGCAAGTGGCTCAGGATTGAAGTACCAATGGAGAAAAAATGGTGTATCTATTAATGGAGCAATTGGTAACACTATTAGTATAATTGCAGTAACAATTATGGATGTTGGAGATTACGATGTATTTATAACTGGAGATTGCGGCAATGGAGGAACAACAAGTAACATTGCAAAAGTTACTGTAAACAAAGTTTCTTTAACTGGCGTATCAAATTTAGAACTTAAAACAATGGGTGGAGATACAACAACTGGAGAATTAAGATTAAAGAATACTGGAATAAGTGATGTAAATATTGGAAATATCTCTAGTTTATTAAGTCCATTCAAAATTTTATCAAGTACACCAAGTAGCGGATTGTTAAAGAAAGGTGAAGAGTTAGTAATTAAAGTTGAATATGCTGGATCAGATGGTACTCAGAGTGATACAATCAGAGTAAAAGTAAGTAGTCCTTGCGAACAAGAGGTAAAATTATTAGTACGCGGCACAAGTGAAGGCAGGTTAGCAGAAGCAGGAATGGAGATATCAAACATAGAGGGATTGGCGAAACAAACAGAACCAGTAAGCTTGATAGTAAAATATACAGGAGATACAAAAGGCTTAAAGGAGAGTGGAGTAAGCGAAGTAACAATCAAGGTAAGATATAATTCAAACTTGCTAACCCCAACAGATGCAGGAGCACGTCAACAGTTGGCGTATGAAGTAAAGGATAACAAAAAATGGGCAATAATGACACTAACAACAAAGAATCCATTTACAATCACAGGAACAAAGTTAGATAAGCAAAGTGGAGGTCCAGGCGAAGTGTTGTTTAATATCCCAATGTATGTATTACTAGGAGACACAATAAGTACACCAATAACATTTGTAGGTAGCCCAGTATATACAGGAGGAAAAGTAAGGATAACAAAACTAATCAATGGAAAGTTTGACTTAAATGGAATATGTGAGAAAGGAGATAAACGATTAATAGGAGGAGGATTGAGTATAACAAAAATAAGTCCGAACCCAGCGACTGGCAGTATGAAGTTAAATTACCAAAGTGATAGGAGTGGCAAGCTAGAAGTAGTAATAACAGATATGAGAGGAGAGACGAAACTAATGAAGATTCTGGAAGAAGGAGTAGGAATAAATTCAGAATTAAGTGAACAAATAAACGTAAGCGAGTTATCAAGTGGAATGTATTTTATCGAGTTAAGACAAGAAGGAAAAACAGATAAAAAAATACTACAGATAGTAAAATAATTATATAAGAATATATAATTAGTGTTAAATAATAAGACTCCGTCTCAAAATTAAAATTTGAGGCGGATTTTTTTTTCAACAAATCCAGTAAGCCGCATAAAACCTTGCTTTGTTCTATAGAACGCATAAAACCTTGCTTTGTTCAATTGTATCCATAAAATCTAATTTCTTAGAAAAATAAATATAGCAAATTGAATTTTAAATTTATCCAAATGTTTAGGTTGTAACAGTTTTAAATTATAAGCATAAAAATATTAATCTATATAATTACAAAATATACTAAAAGTTATGATTAGACTAGTAATACCATATTATGCTGTATTCGTGATACAGAGATGAATCAGATGAATAAAAAGGAGATACAAAAGATATAAAGAAAATGAAGTTAAGTGAGGTAAAGAAGTAAGGTTTGAAAAATTATAAATTAAAAATTAAAAAAAATAAATGAATAATAAACATGAAGAATAAAAAATATTGGGTGGTAAGTCTGCTCTTGTTGTAGTTATGTGTGGGTATTATCTTGCAGCCCAGATACTGCCCCAAGTAATTATTTCTTGCATCAGAATATTAGAGAATCTAAGATAAAATATGGTAACCCAATAGGAAAATATTTACCATACATATTTGAAGATGTAGCTGGTTATATAGAGAGTCATTAAAATTAACAATACTGATTTATTAAATTAATAATTGAGTCATTATTTATTGAATATCAATACATTAAAAATAAATTTATTAACTGTTGTATCAAATTACAAAAGATGCTATCCTTTTGGGTCAGACTCTTCTATTTAATTTTTAAAGGAATTGATTTTATAATATTGATTAACTTTAAACAGTACCAATTATTTATGAGCCAATAATCTCTCTCGTAATGAATGAACTACATTTAAAATTGGTAATTCTAAGTTTGGTTTAACAATTGACTCAAATTCAGAACGCAATCTTGTAATTGTATGTCTAGTTGGCCAAGCAGCCGCATCTCCTAATGCACAAATTGTATTTCCCTCAATATTATTTGCGATATCTACCAATAAATCTAAGTCATTACTAGAAGCTTCACCAGCAACTACTCGAGTTAAAATCTTTTCTAACCAACCACAACCTTCCCTACAAGGAGTGCATTGACCACAAGATTCATGATGATAAAATTTAATCAATCTTAATAACATCTTTGGTATATCAGTATCTTCATCCATAACAATTATACCGGCTGTTCCAATTGATGAACCAGCAGATTTTAAAGCAGGATTATCCATCATTACTCCATCTAATTGATCTGCTCTTAAAATCGGCATAGAGCTTCCTCCTGGTATTACTGCTTTCAATTTTTTGTTTTTCCAAACACCACCTCCTAAATCATTAATTATATCAAGTATTGGTAATCCAGTAGGTACTTCATAAATACCTGGTTTGTTCACATGCCCAGATATTCCTACTAAAATTGTACCTGGATGTTTTGGTGCTCCAATTTTTGAATAATCTTCCCAACCTAATTTAAGTATTACTGGAACATTAGCTAAAGTTTCTACGTTATTTATTGTTGTTGGCATTCCCCATAAGCCAACTCCTGCTGGAAAAGGTGGCTTAACCCTTGGATAACCTCTATCTCCTTCAAGTGAGGTCATTAAAGCTGTTTCTTCACCACAAATATATGCACCAGCACCTTTATGAATTACAATGTCAAGAGAGTAGTCATGACCAAATGTAGATTTCATCTTATCTCCAACAAGACCTGAATCATAAGCATCTTTAAGTGCTGTTTCCATAAGGTTTACCCACTTATGATATTCACCTCTAATGTATATAAAAGCCTTATTTATACCCATTGCAAAACCTGCAATCAGAATCCCTTCAATTAATTGATGAGGATTGTATTCAAATATCTGCCTATCCTTAAAAGATCCAGGTTCACTTTCATCTCCATTAATTGCTAAATATTTTGGTTTCTCATTTCCCTTTGGCATAAAACTCCACTTCATCCCAGTTGAAAATCCTGCTCCACCACGCCCAGCCAAACCTGATTTCTTTACTTCATCAATCAATTCTGATTGAGTCATTGTAATTGCTTTCTTGTACATCTCATATCCACCATTTGATTTATAAACACTAAGCTTATAAAGCTCTGGAATTTCTGGTAGAATTAATTTTGGGAAGTCTTTATATTGTAGCATAAATTAGAAATAAATTTAAAATGCAAAATTAACTTGTATTATTTTACAAACAAAGAATAAAAGTAATTTGATTTACTTTACTTAAAATTTATGAAAATATTTTTTTAGCTTTGCAAATTTTTTTGGAGATTTATAAATTCTTTATTTTTCTTCTAAAAATATTATGATTTTAATCTTCGAATTAAAAAATTGAAGGTTAATTAATTTTTAAATCTAGATATAAAACTTATATTGCTTGTATTAATTTGTAAAAATATATTTTCAAATAATTCTATAATTAAATGTCTGAACAAACAAACAATTCAATAGCTTTAATTTCACCTAGTAAAACTACATTAGATCAGAATGGATTATGTAGATATGGTAAAATGTTGATTAATGGTGAATGGGTAAATTCTATTAACGGAGAAACATTCAAAGCTATTTATCCTGGGAATGGCAAGGTAATTGCTAATGTTGCATCGGCTAATTCTGAAGATGTTGATTTGGCTGTTAAGGCTGCTCGTAAAGCTTTCGATGAAGGGGGATATAGAAAAATGAATGGTGCTGATAGAGGAAAGTTGTTGTGGAAAATTGCTGATTTAATGGAACAAAATATTGAAGAACTTGCTGAGCTTGAAACTTTAAATAATGGCAAACCACTTGTTGAATCTCTAAAGGTTGATCTGCCACAATCAATTGAATGCTTTAGATATTTTGCTGGATGGGCAGGAAAAACAACAGGTGAAACAATTGAACCAAATACAAAAGGAGCAAATGCTCTTACTTTTACCTTAAGAGAGCCTATTGGTGTATGTGGTCAAATAATTCCTTGGAATTTTCCATTACAAATGGCTGCTTGGAAAATAGCTCCTGCAATTGCTTGTGGTAATACTATTGTTATCAAACCTGCAGAACAAACTTCTTTATCCATTTTAAGACTAGGTGAACTAATGATGGAAGCTGGAGTTCCTAATGGTGTTATTAATATTATTACAGGTCTTGGTGTTAGAGCTGGTGGACCATTAGTAGATCATCCATTAGTAGATAAAATAGCATTTACTGGTTCGGTTGAAGTTGGTAAAATTATTATGAAAAATGCCTCAAATACACTGAAAAAAGTAACACTTGAATTAGGAGGAAAATCTCCTCATGTTGTTTTCGCTGATAGTAATATTGAACTTGCTGCTAAAGTTGCATTAATGGGAATTTTCTTTAACTCAGGGCAAATGTGTACAGCTGGAAGCCGCATTATTGTTGAAGCTTCAGCTAAAGATGAGTTTATGAATGTGTTAACTAGTCGTGCCAAATCAATGATTGTTGGTGATCCACTTCATCCAAAAACTAGAACTGGTTCACTAGTAAGTCAAGAACAATTAGATAGAGTTTTAAGTTATATAGAAAAGGGTAAAAATGAAGGTGCAAATATCTTAGTTGGTGGAGAAAGAGTTGGGGTTGAAGGATTTTATTTACAACCTACTATTTTTGATAATGTTAATAATAATATGACAATTGCACAAGAAGAAATTTTTGGTCCTGTTGCTTCTGTAATTACTTTTGATGGAATAGATGAAGCTATAAAAATTGCTAATGATTCATCTTTTGGGTTAGCAGCTGGAGTTTGGACAAATGATATTAAAAAAGCTATTAGATTTGCAAAAAGTGTTAAGGCTGGTAGTATTTGGGTAAACACGTATAATATGACTGATAATGCACTACCTTTTGGTGGTTTCAAAGAATCTGGTATTGGAAGAGAAATGGGTAAAGCAGCAATGGATATTTATACTGAAACTAAAACTGTTTGGATAGATTTAAATTAATTATAAATACAATATCATTAAAATATTATTAACTGAATTGTATTTGGTTACTATTAAAATTGAATCCTTAAAGAAAATTAATTCTTAAAGGATTTTAATATTTTTTATGAAATAAATGTATAACATGGAATCAAACTATTTCCAAGAATAAGGCATTTGATTAAAAACAATCTTTGTTCCATGAGGCTCAAGCATAAATGGCATCTCTCTATAATTAACCATACTTTCTCTTAAAGAATCCTGTTCATTTCTTTTACAATATGTCATTAAAAAACCACCCCCTCCAGCACCACAAATCTTACCTCCAAGTGCACCACCTTTAATTGCTAGATTATACATTCCATCAATTGTACTATTTGTAATTCCGCTTGCTAATTTTCTTTTTAACTCCCAATTTTTATTTAGAATCTCTCCAATTAAATCTAAATTACCTTTGTTAAGTGCTTCATAGGTTTTATATGCAAGCTCTTTAATCTCATTATGAAATTCAATATTAATTGATATGTTATCTTTTTGTTCTGACAAAATGTTGGCTGCTTTCCGAACAATATTAGTAAAGAATAACATTAAATTGCTACCAAATCTTCTTTTAATTGAAGTAGGAATATTAAATTTTTCAACAATAACACTTTCATCTTTATTGAATTTAATACCACAAATACCACCGTAAGCAGCAATATATTGATCTTGTTTGCCAATTGGTTTGCCAAGTATATCAATTTCAATTTTACATGCTTCTTCTGCTAATCTTGATGTGTCTACATTTATTCCAAGATATTGATAAAATGCATTTAAAAGTCCTACAGTCAAAGTGGAAGATGAACCTAACCCTGAGCCTTCAGATGGAATATCAGCTAACATAGCAACTTCAAAACCATTACTCATTCCAGTCATTTTTGCAGCTTCTCTAACTAACTCATGGTTAATTTCATTTACATTATCAACAATTTCTTTTTGAGCATAATCTACATATATTTTATCGTCATATCTTTCTTTTACAATGACATAAATATATTTGTCAATTGCTGTTGAAACTACATAACCTCCATTCAATCTATAATAATCTGCTAAATCTGTGCCACCACCAGCAATTGAGATTCTTAGCGGTGTTTGAGTAATTATCATTTAAAAATATAAAGTGGGTTTATAAAATTTGGAACTAACTATTTGAGAAATTTATTTAAAAAATTATATAACTCTTACTAATAATCAAAATTGAAAAATCTTTTAACTTCTTCATTTGCAATTTTTAAATTTTCATGAGTACCAATATCTCTTATATAGCAATCAAGAATTTTACCATCCATTTGTCCTATCATTTTTGACATTACATCATTTGCAAAATCATACGGAAACTTAGTTTGTTTAGAATCAAAAAAGTTAAATAAATTTTTTCTTCCAACAAAAATTCCAGATGAAGCTAAATTGTTTTTTGGAAATTGTGGTTTCTCTTCAAAATCAATAATCTTACCATTTTCATCTAAATCAACAATTCCACAGTTAGATGGATTCTTTGAATGAAATAAACCAACAGTTAACGGAAATTCATAAATATTATTAAATTCGATAAGTTCTATTAAATTAACATTGGTTAAGTTATCAGCGTACAAAATCAAAAAACTATCTTCATTTTCTATAAAATCTTTGTTTGCTAATATAGTACCAGCACTCCCTAATAATTCACTTTCATAAACAAGTTTAATTTTAACTTTACCATTATATTCTGAACAAAACTCTATTACTTTTTTTTGTAAGTGATGTAGATTAATGAGTACCTCAGTAACATTATTTTCTTCGAATAATTTGAACCAATAACTTAATAATGGAATTCCATTTATAGGAATCAAACATTTAGGAACTTCATCAGTTAATGGTTTTAATCTAGTACCGAATCCTCCAGCAAGTAAAAATGCTTTCATGTTAGTTGCAAAAATAGTAAAGAATTTTGGTTTGAACTCTACACAACTATTTAATTGAATTATAATAACATTAAAAAAAACTAACAGAATCATTAAATGATTTCTTCTTAATTTTTGGCACTTGAGCATTACGTTCAGGTAATCCACATACTAAAATTAAATAAGGTCTTTCATTATTAGATCTATTCAAAATAGTATTTAAAAAATTCATAGGGCTTGGAGTATGTGTAAGAGTTGCAATACCTGAAAAATGCAAAGCAGCAATAAGAAAACCTACAGAAATTCCTACAGATTCTTGAACATAGTAATTTTTAACTTGTATTCCATTATTTTGTATCTGATAACTTTCCCCAAAAACGACTATTAAAAATGGAGCAACTTCTAAAAATTCTTTTTTCTCATCAGTACCTAATTGAGCAATTGCTTTAAGCCATTCAGGAGAAGCCCTTTTAGTATAAAATTCATGTTCTTCTTCTTCAGCTTTTTCTCTAATTTCTTTCTTTAAAATTTTATCTGAAACAACAACAAAATGCCATGGTTGCTGATTTGCACCGCTTGGAGCTGTTAAAGCTGAAGCTATACAATTTTCAATAACTTGGATGTCAATTTCTTCTGATGAAAAATTTCTAACAGTTCGGCGTTGTTTAATATTTCTAAAAAATGCATCTGAACTACTCTTCATCTCTTCATTTGAAAACCCTTTAAATTGAAGTTTAGTAAATGTTGGATTTGACATTTAGAATTGTTTGTTTAGGTTTAAATATTATTAAATTACAATTTAATTCTTTACTGTTTTAAATTAAATTCAGTCTGATTCCCAAAAATC
Above is a window of Chlorobiota bacterium DNA encoding:
- the nuoF gene encoding NADH-quinone oxidoreductase subunit NuoF, whose amino-acid sequence is MLQYKDFPKLILPEIPELYKLSVYKSNGGYEMYKKAITMTQSELIDEVKKSGLAGRGGAGFSTGMKWSFMPKGNEKPKYLAINGDESEPGSFKDRQIFEYNPHQLIEGILIAGFAMGINKAFIYIRGEYHKWVNLMETALKDAYDSGLVGDKMKSTFGHDYSLDIVIHKGAGAYICGEETALMTSLEGDRGYPRVKPPFPAGVGLWGMPTTINNVETLANVPVILKLGWEDYSKIGAPKHPGTILVGISGHVNKPGIYEVPTGLPILDIINDLGGGVWKNKKLKAVIPGGSSMPILRADQLDGVMMDNPALKSAGSSIGTAGIIVMDEDTDIPKMLLRLIKFYHHESCGQCTPCREGCGWLEKILTRVVAGEASSNDLDLLVDIANNIEGNTICALGDAAAWPTRHTITRLRSEFESIVKPNLELPILNVVHSLRERLLAHK
- a CDS encoding aldehyde dehydrogenase family protein; amino-acid sequence: MSEQTNNSIALISPSKTTLDQNGLCRYGKMLINGEWVNSINGETFKAIYPGNGKVIANVASANSEDVDLAVKAARKAFDEGGYRKMNGADRGKLLWKIADLMEQNIEELAELETLNNGKPLVESLKVDLPQSIECFRYFAGWAGKTTGETIEPNTKGANALTFTLREPIGVCGQIIPWNFPLQMAAWKIAPAIACGNTIVIKPAEQTSLSILRLGELMMEAGVPNGVINIITGLGVRAGGPLVDHPLVDKIAFTGSVEVGKIIMKNASNTLKKVTLELGGKSPHVVFADSNIELAAKVALMGIFFNSGQMCTAGSRIIVEASAKDEFMNVLTSRAKSMIVGDPLHPKTRTGSLVSQEQLDRVLSYIEKGKNEGANILVGGERVGVEGFYLQPTIFDNVNNNMTIAQEEIFGPVASVITFDGIDEAIKIANDSSFGLAAGVWTNDIKKAIRFAKSVKAGSIWVNTYNMTDNALPFGGFKESGIGREMGKAAMDIYTETKTVWIDLN
- a CDS encoding GHMP kinase; its protein translation is MIITQTPLRISIAGGGTDLADYYRLNGGYVVSTAIDKYIYVIVKERYDDKIYVDYAQKEIVDNVNEINHELVREAAKMTGMSNGFEVAMLADIPSEGSGLGSSSTLTVGLLNAFYQYLGINVDTSRLAEEACKIEIDILGKPIGKQDQYIAAYGGICGIKFNKDESVIVEKFNIPTSIKRRFGSNLMLFFTNIVRKAANILSEQKDNISINIEFHNEIKELAYKTYEALNKGNLDLIGEILNKNWELKRKLASGITNSTIDGMYNLAIKGGALGGKICGAGGGGFLMTYCKRNEQDSLRESMVNYREMPFMLEPHGTKIVFNQMPYSWK
- a CDS encoding nucleotidyltransferase family protein, coding for MKAFLLAGGFGTRLKPLTDEVPKCLIPINGIPLLSYWFKLFEENNVTEVLINLHHLQKKVIEFCSEYNGKVKIKLVYESELLGSAGTILANKDFIENEDSFLILYADNLTNVNLIELIEFNNIYEFPLTVGLFHSKNPSNCGIVDLDENGKIIDFEEKPQFPKNNLASSGIFVGRKNLFNFFDSKQTKFPYDFANDVMSKMIGQMDGKILDCYIRDIGTHENLKIANEEVKRFFNFDY
- a CDS encoding nitroreductase family protein, producing the protein MSNPTFTKLQFKGFSNEEMKSSSDAFFRNIKQRRTVRNFSSEEIDIQVIENCIASALTAPSGANQQPWHFVVVSDKILKKEIREKAEEEEHEFYTKRASPEWLKAIAQLGTDEKKEFLEVAPFLIVVFGESYQIQNNGIQVKNYYVQESVGISVGFLIAALHFSGIATLTHTPSPMNFLNTILNRSNNERPYLILVCGLPERNAQVPKIKKKSFNDSVSFF